One region of Algihabitans albus genomic DNA includes:
- the yajC gene encoding preprotein translocase subunit YajC, with product MLISPAYAQAGGADGGSALLTFLPLILIFVVFYFLLIRPQQKRQKEHKAMVQALRRGDRVVTAGGIYGTVARVISDTEVDLEIAEGVKVRMLRGTVQEIVGKGQPVERGSKARGRKKEEADEAQDEDEWDGEDEQLAEDDSSSDRKRR from the coding sequence ATGCTGATTTCTCCCGCATATGCTCAGGCCGGCGGCGCAGACGGTGGTTCTGCTTTGCTGACGTTCCTGCCGCTGATCCTGATTTTCGTGGTTTTCTATTTTCTTCTGATCCGGCCTCAGCAGAAGCGGCAGAAAGAACATAAGGCGATGGTGCAGGCCCTGCGCCGGGGCGACCGCGTGGTGACGGCCGGCGGTATCTACGGCACGGTCGCCCGCGTCATCTCCGACACCGAGGTCGATCTGGAGATCGCCGAGGGCGTGAAGGTGCGTATGCTGCGCGGCACGGTGCAGGAGATCGTCGGCAAGGGCCAGCCGGTCGAGCGCGGCAGCAAGGCACGCGGTCGGAAGAAGGAAGAAGCCGACGAGGCCCAGGACGAAGACGAGTGGGACGGCGAGGACGAGCAGTTGGCCGAGGACGACTCGTCGTCGGACCGCAAGCGCCGGTAA
- a CDS encoding D-amino-acid transaminase: MPRTAYVNGRYLSHAKAAVHIEDRGYQFADGVYEVVPVHNGILVDESLHLDRLERSLGELRIAMPMRREALKLISREVMRRNHLSNGFLYLQITRGVAPRDHKFPVAAKPAVVMTVRQMKPASKEKLEAGVSVITVPDIRWARRDIKSVSLLPNCLAKQQAHEAGALEAWMVDGEGQVTEGTSTNAWIITQDNVLVTRNANQDILNGITRVALLERVAEEGVTFEERSFTVEEALSAKEAFITSSTNYVMPVTAIDGKAVGNGHPGLLTMKLREAYVSYIESAGAGRAKTAA, encoded by the coding sequence ATGCCTCGTACTGCCTACGTAAACGGTCGTTACCTGTCGCACGCCAAGGCGGCCGTCCATATCGAAGATCGCGGCTACCAGTTCGCCGACGGCGTCTACGAGGTGGTGCCCGTCCACAATGGCATTCTGGTCGATGAATCTTTGCATCTCGACCGGCTGGAGCGCTCTCTCGGCGAACTGCGGATCGCCATGCCGATGCGTCGCGAGGCCCTGAAGCTGATCAGCCGCGAGGTGATGCGCCGCAATCATCTCAGCAACGGTTTTCTCTACCTGCAGATCACGCGCGGTGTCGCGCCGCGGGATCATAAGTTTCCGGTCGCGGCCAAACCTGCGGTGGTCATGACGGTGCGTCAGATGAAGCCGGCGTCCAAGGAGAAGCTGGAGGCCGGTGTTTCCGTCATCACCGTCCCGGACATCCGCTGGGCGCGGCGCGATATCAAGTCGGTTTCGCTGCTGCCCAACTGCCTGGCCAAGCAGCAAGCCCACGAGGCCGGGGCGCTGGAGGCCTGGATGGTCGATGGCGAAGGACAGGTCACCGAGGGCACCTCGACCAACGCCTGGATCATTACCCAGGACAACGTGCTCGTAACCCGAAACGCCAATCAAGACATCCTGAACGGCATCACCCGGGTGGCGCTGCTGGAGCGCGTGGCCGAAGAGGGCGTGACCTTCGAGGAGCGGTCTTTCACGGTGGAGGAGGCTTTGTCCGCCAAGGAGGCCTTCATCACCTCCTCGACCAACTACGTCATGCCGGTGACCGCGATCGACGGAAAAGCGGTCGGCAACGGTCATCCCGGCCTCCTCACCATGAAGTTGCGTGAGGCCTACGTGAGCTACATCGAGAGCGCCGGAGCCGGGCGTGCAAAGACCGCCGCATGA
- the groL gene encoding chaperonin GroEL (60 kDa chaperone family; promotes refolding of misfolded polypeptides especially under stressful conditions; forms two stacked rings of heptamers to form a barrel-shaped 14mer; ends can be capped by GroES; misfolded proteins enter the barrel where they are refolded when GroES binds), whose protein sequence is MAAKDVRFSSDARQRMLRGVDILADAVKVTLGPKGRNVVLDKSFGSPRTTKDGVTVAKEIELADKFENMGAQMVREVASKTNDLAGDGTTTATVLAQSIVREGSKAVAAGMNPMDLKRGVEMAVESVVADLKKRSKKISNPDEVAQVGTISANGDKEIGDMIADAMQRVGNEGVITVEEAKSLDTELDVVEGMQFDRGYLSPYFVTNAEKMICELENPYILLHEKKLSGLQPILPLLESVVQSSRPLLIIAEDVEGEALATLVVNKLRGGLKVAAVKAPGFGDRRKAMLEDIATLTGGQVVSEDLGIKLENVDIKMLGQAKKVTITKEESTIVDGAGKKKDIEARCGQIRAQVEETSSDYDREKLQERLAKLAGGVAVIRVGGSTEIEVKEKKDRVDDAMHATRAAVEEGIVPGGGTALLYASKGLDKLTPGNDDQRVGVDIVRRALQAPIRQIVENAGSDGSVVVGKLLEQKDKNHGFDAYAGVYCDLVKAGIIDPTKVVRTALQDAASVAGLMITTEAMVAEKPEKKDDMAGGAPDMGGMGGMGGMGGMGF, encoded by the coding sequence ATGGCAGCGAAAGACGTTCGCTTTTCTTCCGACGCACGCCAGCGGATGCTGCGCGGCGTCGACATTCTGGCCGACGCGGTCAAGGTCACGCTCGGTCCCAAGGGCCGCAACGTGGTGCTCGACAAGTCCTTCGGTTCGCCCCGGACGACCAAGGACGGCGTGACGGTCGCCAAAGAGATCGAACTGGCTGACAAGTTCGAGAACATGGGCGCCCAGATGGTGCGCGAAGTCGCCAGCAAGACCAACGATCTGGCCGGCGATGGCACCACCACGGCGACCGTGCTGGCGCAGTCGATCGTGCGCGAGGGCTCCAAGGCCGTTGCCGCCGGCATGAACCCGATGGACCTCAAGCGCGGCGTCGAGATGGCCGTCGAGTCCGTCGTGGCCGACCTCAAGAAGCGCTCCAAGAAGATCTCCAATCCCGACGAAGTGGCTCAGGTCGGCACGATCTCGGCCAATGGCGACAAAGAGATCGGCGACATGATTGCCGACGCCATGCAGCGCGTCGGTAACGAGGGCGTCATCACGGTCGAAGAGGCCAAGAGCCTGGACACCGAGCTGGATGTGGTCGAGGGCATGCAGTTCGACCGTGGCTACCTCAGCCCCTACTTCGTGACCAACGCCGAGAAGATGATCTGCGAGCTGGAGAACCCCTACATCCTGCTCCACGAGAAGAAGCTGTCGGGTCTTCAGCCGATCCTGCCGCTGCTGGAGTCGGTCGTGCAGTCCAGCCGTCCGCTTCTGATCATCGCCGAGGACGTCGAGGGCGAGGCCTTGGCGACCCTGGTGGTCAACAAGCTGCGTGGCGGCCTCAAGGTTGCCGCCGTCAAGGCCCCGGGCTTCGGCGACCGCCGCAAGGCCATGCTCGAGGACATCGCGACCCTGACCGGTGGCCAGGTCGTCAGTGAGGATCTCGGCATCAAGCTCGAGAACGTCGACATCAAGATGCTCGGGCAGGCCAAGAAGGTGACGATCACCAAGGAAGAGTCCACGATCGTCGACGGCGCCGGCAAGAAGAAGGACATCGAGGCCCGCTGCGGTCAGATCCGCGCCCAGGTCGAAGAGACCAGCTCGGACTACGACCGTGAGAAGCTGCAGGAGCGCTTGGCCAAGCTGGCCGGCGGCGTTGCGGTGATCCGGGTCGGTGGCTCCACCGAGATCGAGGTCAAGGAGAAGAAGGACCGCGTCGACGATGCCATGCACGCAACCCGTGCGGCTGTCGAAGAGGGCATCGTCCCCGGTGGCGGAACCGCTCTTCTCTACGCCTCGAAGGGTCTGGACAAGCTGACCCCGGGTAACGACGACCAGCGTGTCGGTGTCGACATCGTCCGCCGGGCGCTGCAGGCGCCGATCCGTCAGATCGTCGAGAATGCCGGAAGCGACGGCTCGGTGGTCGTCGGCAAGCTGTTGGAGCAGAAAGACAAGAACCACGGCTTCGACGCTTACGCCGGCGTCTACTGCGACCTGGTCAAGGCCGGTATCATCGATCCGACCAAGGTGGTGCGCACCGCGCTGCAGGACGCAGCTTCGGTCGCCGGTCTGATGATCACCACCGAGGCGATGGTGGCCGAGAAGCCGGAGAAGAAGGACGACATGGCCGGCGGTGCGCCCGATATGGGTGGCATGGGCGGAATGGGTGGCATGGGCGGAATGGGCTTCTAG
- the hfq gene encoding RNA chaperone Hfq: protein MAGEKSQNVQDVFLNHIRKNKVPVTIFLVNGVKLQGIVTWFDNFCVLLRRDAHSQLVYKHAISTVMPSAPISLFEPSEREEASAEA, encoded by the coding sequence ATGGCCGGCGAGAAGTCGCAAAACGTGCAGGATGTTTTTCTTAATCACATCCGCAAAAACAAGGTTCCGGTCACGATCTTTCTGGTCAACGGTGTAAAGCTGCAAGGAATTGTAACCTGGTTCGACAACTTCTGCGTCCTGCTGCGGCGCGATGCGCATTCGCAGCTCGTCTACAAGCACGCCATTTCCACTGTGATGCCTTCGGCGCCGATCTCTCTGTTCGAGCCCAGCGAGCGCGAAGAGGCCTCGGCCGAGGCCTGA
- a CDS encoding co-chaperone GroES: MKFRPLHDRVVVEPLQDEEKTTGGIIIPDTAKEKPMQGKVIAAGPGSRGDDGKVNALDVKKNDRVLYGKWSGTEVKIDGKDLLIMRESDIMGVIQ, encoded by the coding sequence ATGAAGTTTCGGCCGTTGCACGACCGCGTGGTCGTCGAGCCTCTGCAAGACGAGGAAAAGACCACCGGCGGCATCATCATTCCCGACACCGCCAAGGAAAAGCCGATGCAGGGCAAGGTCATTGCCGCGGGCCCCGGCTCGCGTGGCGATGACGGCAAGGTCAATGCTCTCGACGTCAAGAAGAACGACCGGGTGCTCTACGGCAAGTGGTCGGGCACCGAGGTCAAGATCGACGGCAAGGATCTTTTGATCATGCGCGAGTCCGACATCATGGGCGTGATCCAGTAA
- a CDS encoding inositol monophosphatase family protein — MQIDPQKVQDVIAEVAAEVVLPRFRALAAHEVRDKGVNDFVTVADEEAEAALAERLPGLLPGSWVLGEEMVARGELSMEALAESDAPVWVVDPVDGTFNFAHGDPAFAVIVALCRGEETLAGWIHDPVRNVTATAERGGGAWLAGTRLRVAPAGPPADLSGTLHAGFRGRATLKAKVDRNRGKVRQVRSLRCSGQEYMRLAAGETHFTLFSSTKPWDHLAGVQLHQEAGGASSLLDGRPYRPQDGQGIGLLSAPDGESWRTLRETLFGADWRPEDGDAPAVQGVFS; from the coding sequence ATGCAGATCGATCCGCAAAAGGTTCAAGACGTGATTGCCGAGGTGGCCGCCGAGGTCGTGCTGCCGCGCTTTCGCGCGCTCGCGGCCCATGAGGTGCGCGACAAAGGCGTCAATGACTTCGTGACGGTGGCTGACGAGGAGGCCGAGGCGGCGCTGGCCGAGCGGCTGCCCGGGCTGCTGCCCGGCTCCTGGGTCCTGGGCGAGGAGATGGTGGCGCGCGGCGAGCTCTCCATGGAGGCCCTTGCGGAGAGCGACGCCCCGGTCTGGGTGGTCGATCCCGTCGACGGGACTTTTAACTTCGCCCATGGCGATCCCGCCTTCGCCGTCATCGTCGCGCTTTGCCGGGGTGAGGAAACGCTGGCCGGCTGGATTCACGATCCGGTGCGGAACGTGACCGCGACGGCTGAGCGGGGCGGCGGGGCCTGGCTGGCCGGGACACGGCTGCGGGTGGCGCCGGCAGGCCCGCCTGCGGATCTCAGCGGCACGCTGCATGCCGGCTTCCGGGGCCGGGCAACCCTCAAGGCCAAGGTCGACCGTAACCGGGGCAAGGTCCGTCAGGTCCGCAGCCTGCGCTGTTCGGGGCAGGAATACATGCGACTGGCCGCCGGCGAGACTCACTTCACGCTCTTCAGCAGCACCAAGCCCTGGGATCACCTCGCCGGTGTCCAGCTGCACCAGGAAGCTGGCGGAGCCTCCTCCTTGCTCGACGGGCGTCCCTACCGGCCGCAGGACGGCCAGGGTATCGGTCTGCTTTCGGCGCCGGACGGGGAGTCCTGGCGGACCCTGCGCGAGACGCTCTTCGGAGCCGACTGGCGGCCGGAGGATGGAGACGCTCCCGCCGTGCAGGGTGTCTTCTCCTAA
- the secD gene encoding protein translocase subunit SecD → MVQFSRWQLMAVLAVVLLGFAFALPNLLPRQITESLPSWLPNQQVSLGLDLQGGSSLLLEVDMDTVFEEELDNLVDTVRSELRQERIGYTGLRSEGDSVFFTLRDPGQAQAAQEALLVFTGDALLRINDSTGEGEIELTAQVKQERQITVLQQSIEIVRRRIDELGTREPAIQRQGEERILVQVPGVENPERLIDLLGQTAQLSFRMVNGDVQPGIDPVPPGSELLPMEDDGMGASQIVVRKRILVSGENLTDAQPTFQDGEPVVSFRFDSTGAQRFGQVTQENVGRPFAIVLDEAVISAPVIREPILGGSGVISGSFTVQGAQDLALLLRAGALPAPLTVIEQRSVGPGLGADSIRAGEFAAVLGLLLVIVFMGSAYGLFGLFANVALIINLILLTAALSGLQATLTLPGIAGIVLTIGMAVDANVLIFERIREEARLGRGPVSAIDAGYKRAITTIIDSNLTTLIAALLLFQFGSGPIRGFAVTLAIGILTSMFTAIMVTRLLVVTWLRRRRTPAKALPI, encoded by the coding sequence ATGGTCCAGTTTTCCCGCTGGCAGCTCATGGCCGTTCTAGCCGTCGTGCTGCTCGGTTTCGCGTTTGCCTTGCCGAACCTCCTGCCGCGACAGATCACCGAAAGTCTGCCGTCCTGGCTGCCCAATCAGCAGGTAAGTCTCGGCCTCGATCTGCAAGGTGGATCCTCGCTGTTGCTCGAGGTCGACATGGACACGGTTTTCGAGGAGGAACTGGACAACCTCGTCGACACGGTGCGGAGCGAGCTGCGGCAGGAGCGGATCGGCTACACCGGTCTGCGCAGCGAGGGCGACAGCGTTTTCTTCACGCTGCGCGATCCCGGCCAGGCGCAGGCGGCACAGGAGGCACTGCTGGTCTTCACCGGCGACGCTCTGCTGCGGATCAACGACAGCACGGGCGAGGGCGAAATCGAGCTGACGGCGCAGGTCAAGCAGGAGCGCCAGATCACCGTCCTGCAGCAGTCGATCGAGATCGTGCGCCGCCGGATCGACGAACTGGGCACCCGCGAGCCGGCCATTCAGCGACAAGGTGAGGAGCGGATCCTGGTCCAGGTGCCCGGCGTCGAGAATCCGGAACGCCTCATCGATCTGTTGGGGCAGACGGCGCAGCTCAGCTTCCGCATGGTCAACGGCGACGTCCAGCCAGGTATCGACCCTGTCCCGCCGGGCTCCGAACTGCTGCCGATGGAAGACGACGGCATGGGTGCGTCGCAGATCGTCGTTCGCAAACGGATCCTGGTGTCCGGCGAGAACCTGACCGATGCCCAGCCGACCTTCCAGGACGGCGAACCGGTGGTCAGCTTCCGCTTCGACTCGACCGGAGCCCAGCGCTTCGGTCAGGTGACGCAGGAGAATGTCGGACGGCCTTTCGCGATCGTACTCGACGAGGCGGTGATCTCGGCGCCGGTCATCCGCGAACCGATCCTGGGCGGAAGCGGGGTGATCAGCGGCAGCTTCACGGTTCAGGGCGCGCAAGACCTGGCGCTGCTGCTGCGTGCCGGCGCCCTGCCGGCACCCTTGACCGTCATCGAACAGCGCTCTGTCGGTCCGGGGCTCGGTGCCGACTCGATTCGGGCCGGCGAATTCGCGGCGGTCCTCGGCCTTCTTCTGGTCATCGTCTTCATGGGCTCGGCCTATGGCCTCTTCGGCCTCTTCGCCAACGTCGCCCTGATCATCAACCTGATCCTGCTGACGGCTGCGCTCTCCGGGCTCCAGGCGACGCTGACCTTGCCGGGTATCGCGGGCATCGTGCTGACCATCGGCATGGCGGTGGACGCCAACGTCCTGATCTTCGAGCGCATACGCGAGGAGGCGCGTCTCGGGCGCGGGCCTGTCTCCGCGATCGATGCGGGCTACAAGCGGGCGATCACCACGATTATCGACTCCAACCTGACGACCCTGATCGCCGCCTTGCTGCTGTTCCAGTTCGGCTCGGGTCCGATCCGCGGCTTCGCCGTGACACTTGCCATCGGCATTCTTACGTCGATGTTCACGGCCATCATGGTGACCCGCCTTCTGGTGGTCACCTGGCTGCGCCGCCGGCGCACGCCCGCCAAGGCTCTGCCGATCTGA
- the trkA gene encoding Trk system potassium transporter TrkA, whose translation MKVIVCGAGQVGFNIARYLASENADVTVIDISPDLVQRISDSLDVSGLVGFASHPEVLKQAGAADADMVIAVTYADEVNMVACQICHSLFEVPTKIARVRHQSYLDPVWSDLFSHDNLPIDVIISPEIEVARAISRRLSVPGAFDAISLADGRISLIGVHVLEDTPIINTPLRQLTELFPDLNISIVGIERDGKGMVAHGDSELQPGDDAYFVCDSEHLTRALLTFGHDERQARRVVILGGGNIGLNLAQIMEQEQPEVQLRLVEMDKQRAELVAQTLKRSVVIHGDALDLEILGECNIGSTETVIAVTNDDEVNILASLLAKRHGCMRAVTLINSTSYGQLVGPLGIDTVVSPRGITVSTILQHVRRGRIRAVYSLSEDLGEIIEAEAMETSRLVGKPLRDAKLPAGVVVGAILRDEEVMVPRGDTVIRAGDLVTIFAASNAVKKVEKLFAVKLEFF comes from the coding sequence ATGAAGGTCATCGTTTGCGGCGCCGGCCAGGTCGGCTTCAATATCGCGCGCTATCTGGCGAGTGAGAATGCCGACGTCACGGTGATCGATATTTCGCCGGACCTGGTGCAACGGATCTCCGACAGCCTGGACGTCAGCGGACTGGTCGGATTTGCGAGCCATCCGGAAGTGCTGAAGCAGGCGGGTGCGGCCGACGCCGACATGGTGATCGCCGTCACCTACGCGGATGAAGTCAACATGGTTGCCTGTCAGATCTGCCACTCGCTATTCGAGGTTCCGACGAAGATCGCCCGGGTGCGCCATCAGAGCTACCTGGATCCCGTTTGGTCCGACCTCTTCAGCCACGATAACCTGCCGATCGACGTGATCATCTCACCCGAGATCGAGGTTGCGCGCGCGATCAGCCGCCGCCTGTCGGTGCCCGGCGCGTTCGATGCGATCAGCCTCGCGGATGGCCGGATCTCCCTCATCGGCGTCCACGTGCTGGAAGACACGCCGATCATCAACACGCCGTTGCGTCAGCTCACCGAACTCTTTCCCGATCTGAACATCTCTATCGTCGGGATCGAACGCGACGGCAAGGGCATGGTCGCTCATGGTGACAGCGAGCTGCAGCCCGGTGACGATGCCTACTTCGTCTGCGACAGCGAGCATCTGACCCGGGCTTTGCTGACCTTCGGGCACGACGAGCGACAGGCGCGCCGCGTGGTGATCCTCGGCGGCGGCAACATCGGGCTCAATCTGGCGCAGATCATGGAGCAGGAGCAGCCCGAAGTGCAGCTCCGCCTGGTCGAGATGGACAAGCAGCGCGCCGAACTGGTCGCTCAGACCCTCAAGCGCTCCGTGGTGATTCACGGCGATGCCCTGGATCTCGAGATCCTCGGTGAATGCAATATCGGCAGTACGGAAACCGTGATAGCCGTGACGAACGACGACGAGGTGAACATTCTCGCGTCGCTTCTGGCCAAGCGGCACGGCTGCATGCGTGCCGTCACGCTGATCAACTCGACCAGTTACGGCCAGCTCGTCGGACCGCTGGGCATCGACACCGTGGTCAGCCCGCGCGGGATCACGGTTTCCACGATTCTTCAGCATGTGCGCCGCGGCCGCATCCGGGCCGTCTATTCCCTGTCGGAGGATCTCGGCGAGATTATCGAGGCCGAAGCCATGGAGACGAGCCGGCTGGTCGGCAAACCCCTGCGCGACGCCAAGCTGCCGGCAGGCGTGGTCGTGGGCGCCATTCTGCGCGACGAGGAGGTGATGGTACCGCGCGGAGATACGGTCATTCGCGCCGGGGATCTCGTGACCATCTTCGCGGCCAGTAACGCGGTCAAGAAGGTGGAGAAGCTCTTTGCCGTGAAGTTGGAGTTTTTCTAG
- the hflX gene encoding GTPase HflX yields the protein MHPNLRDGPSADDPRTAEARLAEAVGLAQAIDLAVVLETVVRVERKRPATLFGSGQVERLASDIDLADVEVAVIDAQLSPVQQRNLERSLKCKVIDRTGLILEIFGERARTKEGQLQVELAHLSYQRSRLVRSWTHLERQRGGFGFLGGPGESQLEIDRRLITDRIARLRRELGQVKRTRELHRSARRRVPYPVVALVGYTNAGKSTLFNHLTEAQVFARDLLFATLDPTMRRLELPSGQSVILSDTVGFISDLPTDLVAAFRATLEEVLEADLILHVRDIAHPDSEAQRLSVLEVLSDLGVEPEAEGSQPVLEVLNKIDLLDADSREVLAAQAGRRDDQVCVSAVEGLGLEDLLAMVERRLQAAHRSIACSVNLSDGAAIAWLYQHGHVTGRRDDEGQAHLVVSLAPADLERFRRRHGDGSRIRDLGRR from the coding sequence ATCCACCCCAATCTGCGGGACGGCCCGTCCGCTGACGATCCTCGCACCGCCGAGGCGCGTTTGGCCGAGGCCGTGGGCCTCGCACAGGCCATCGACCTCGCGGTGGTGCTGGAGACTGTGGTCCGGGTCGAGCGCAAGCGGCCGGCCACGCTCTTCGGCAGTGGCCAGGTGGAGCGCCTAGCCTCCGACATCGACCTCGCGGACGTCGAGGTTGCGGTTATCGATGCCCAGCTTTCACCGGTTCAGCAGCGTAACCTGGAGCGCTCGTTGAAGTGCAAGGTGATCGATCGCACCGGCCTGATCCTGGAAATCTTCGGGGAACGGGCCCGGACGAAGGAAGGTCAACTTCAGGTCGAGCTGGCGCACCTCAGCTACCAGCGCTCGCGCCTCGTGCGCTCCTGGACTCACTTGGAGCGGCAGCGCGGCGGTTTCGGCTTTCTGGGCGGTCCGGGCGAAAGTCAGCTCGAGATCGACCGCCGGCTGATTACCGACCGCATCGCGCGGCTCAGGCGTGAGCTGGGACAGGTCAAGCGCACACGCGAACTGCACCGCTCGGCCCGCCGCAGGGTTCCTTATCCGGTGGTCGCCTTGGTGGGCTACACCAATGCCGGAAAGTCCACCCTCTTCAATCATCTCACGGAAGCGCAGGTTTTCGCGCGCGACCTTCTGTTCGCGACACTCGATCCGACCATGCGCCGTTTGGAGTTGCCGAGCGGACAGTCCGTGATCCTGTCCGATACCGTCGGCTTCATCTCCGATCTGCCGACCGATCTCGTGGCGGCCTTTCGGGCGACGCTGGAGGAGGTGCTGGAGGCGGATCTCATCCTGCATGTTCGCGACATCGCGCATCCCGACAGCGAGGCTCAGCGTTTGAGCGTGCTGGAGGTGCTGTCGGATCTTGGTGTCGAGCCCGAGGCCGAGGGCAGTCAACCGGTTCTCGAAGTGCTCAACAAGATCGACCTGCTGGACGCGGATTCCCGCGAAGTTCTGGCCGCGCAGGCCGGCCGGCGAGACGATCAGGTCTGTGTGTCGGCTGTCGAGGGATTGGGCCTGGAAGACCTGCTCGCGATGGTCGAGCGGCGTCTGCAGGCCGCGCACCGCTCCATCGCCTGTTCGGTGAACCTCAGCGACGGCGCCGCGATCGCCTGGCTCTACCAGCACGGCCATGTCACCGGGCGGCGCGACGACGAAGGGCAAGCTCATCTGGTCGTGAGTCTCGCCCCGGCCGACCTCGAGCGCTTCCGCCGCCGTCACGGAGACGGCAGCCGTATCAGAGATCTCGGCAGGCGCTAG
- a CDS encoding HAD family hydrolase codes for MTRSETMAEVMAPDLVSSGIPRPQALLFDWDNTLVDTWSTIHHALTVTFEAMGERPWTLDETRAKVRQSAREAFPALFGTRAEEATRLFYEAFERDHLAHLRERSGAGAMLTELSNRSELTLAVVSNKSGRFLRIEAQELGWTDHFHRLVGATDAPRDKPARDPIDLALGESGCAAGPGVWFVGDTDVDLLCAVNAGCTPILIRDEPPAAGEFPGHEPAAHVADFSALLNLALGR; via the coding sequence ATGACGAGGTCTGAGACGATGGCCGAGGTGATGGCGCCTGACCTCGTGAGCAGCGGCATACCGCGCCCGCAAGCGCTGCTTTTCGATTGGGACAACACCCTGGTCGACACCTGGTCGACCATTCATCACGCGCTCACGGTCACCTTCGAGGCCATGGGAGAGCGCCCTTGGACTCTCGACGAGACCCGGGCGAAGGTTCGGCAGTCGGCGCGCGAGGCTTTCCCGGCGCTGTTCGGAACGCGGGCCGAGGAAGCCACGCGCCTCTTCTATGAAGCCTTCGAACGCGATCATCTGGCGCATCTGCGGGAACGCAGCGGGGCCGGTGCCATGCTCACCGAACTGTCGAACAGGTCGGAATTGACGCTTGCCGTGGTGAGCAACAAAAGCGGCCGTTTTCTGCGGATCGAAGCCCAAGAGCTGGGGTGGACGGACCACTTCCATCGTTTGGTCGGCGCCACCGACGCGCCGCGCGACAAGCCGGCGCGCGATCCTATCGATTTGGCCTTGGGCGAGAGCGGTTGCGCGGCCGGACCCGGCGTATGGTTCGTCGGCGATACCGACGTGGATCTGCTCTGCGCCGTCAACGCCGGGTGCACGCCCATTCTGATTCGGGACGAACCGCCTGCCGCCGGGGAGTTTCCGGGGCACGAACCAGCGGCGCATGTTGCCGACTTTTCCGCTCTTTTGAACTTGGCGCTCGGCCGGTGA
- a CDS encoding ATP-binding protein: MPPSNAEELSPLLTRIAEALERLSPAEESEAEQIATDGYVWDAEAGRPLPVPKINRVAFPLLVGIDRQATLLLNNTERFARGLPANNALLWGARGMGKSSLVKAAHAQVNESLKLDPTLALVEIHREDIPTLPRLLHLLRDQTPRRFLLFCDDLSFDQEDASYKSLKAVLEGGIEGRPTNVLFYATSNRRHLMARDMIDNERSTAINPGEAVEEKVSLSDRFGLWLGFHNCDQQTFLTMVEGYAAHFGLQVEPAQLHAEAKEWSVTRGSRSGRVAWQFIQDLAGRLGRPIEL, encoded by the coding sequence ATGCCGCCGTCCAATGCCGAAGAGCTTTCGCCCCTGCTAACGCGAATCGCGGAGGCGCTGGAGCGTCTGTCACCCGCCGAAGAGAGCGAAGCCGAGCAGATCGCCACCGACGGCTACGTCTGGGACGCGGAGGCCGGACGGCCATTGCCCGTCCCGAAGATCAACAGGGTGGCCTTCCCGCTGCTGGTCGGCATCGACCGGCAAGCGACACTGCTGCTGAACAATACGGAGCGCTTCGCGCGCGGGCTGCCGGCGAACAATGCGCTGCTTTGGGGCGCGCGCGGCATGGGCAAGTCCTCGCTGGTCAAGGCGGCCCACGCTCAAGTCAACGAGTCGCTGAAACTCGACCCGACTCTGGCGCTGGTGGAGATCCACCGCGAGGACATTCCGACCCTGCCCCGCCTGCTCCACCTGCTACGCGATCAGACGCCACGGCGATTCCTGCTGTTCTGCGACGACCTCTCCTTCGATCAGGAAGACGCCAGCTACAAGTCGCTGAAGGCCGTTCTGGAGGGTGGAATCGAAGGCAGACCGACCAACGTGCTGTTCTATGCCACCTCGAACCGGCGCCACCTCATGGCCCGAGACATGATCGACAACGAGCGCTCGACCGCCATCAATCCCGGCGAGGCGGTCGAGGAAAAGGTCAGTCTCTCCGACCGCTTCGGGCTCTGGCTCGGATTCCACAACTGCGATCAGCAGACCTTTCTGACCATGGTCGAGGGCTACGCCGCCCACTTCGGCTTGCAGGTGGAGCCCGCGCAGTTGCACGCCGAGGCTAAGGAATGGTCGGTGACCCGCGGCTCGCGCTCCGGCCGTGTGGCCTGGCAGTTCATCCAGGACCTCGCAGGACGCCTGGGTCGCCCGATCGAGCTTTAG